The Verrucomicrobiaceae bacterium genome has a window encoding:
- a CDS encoding FAD-dependent oxidoreductase, with protein sequence MKLLSTSIFALLALQAVAAPDVVIYGGTSGGVTAAIQTARMGKTAILIEPTKFLGGLTTGGLGATDIGNKKAIGGISREFYANVFTYYADASKWKQQTRDQYYAKRPHGNSSTETTMWTFEPHAATEIYDAMLAKVKDKVTVVFGERLDLKKGVVKEGAKITKIIMESGKEFEAAMFIDASYEGDLMAKAGVSYHVGREPNSQYGETINGLQMAGAKHHQFIKNVDPYVKPGDPSSGLLWGVTPMPEGKDGDGDHRIQAYNFRMCNTDDDSNRVPFPKPENYDEKQFELLLRNCEAGDPRHPWAPTPMPNRKTDTNNNFAFSTDMIGMNYDYPNGDYAIRAKIWKAHEDYQKGLLWTLANHPRVPEKIRAYYSQWGLAKDEFTDNGNWPRQMYVREARRLIGGYVMSEQNCKRRVIVEDSVGMGAYNMDSHHTQRYVTAEGFARNEGDIQIGVRPYPISYRSITPKAEQCTNLLVPVCLSASHISYGSIRMEPVFMVMGQSAATAAVLAIENGVELQKLDYAKLKEKLLADGQMLDFESPPMPEHAAITKEQLGGIVVDDSEADLTGFSSEGHTTPGFVGQGYRHDSDSLKGEQKARFTPNLPAAGQYRVAIAYTALGNRAENIPVIIHHAEGEKTVIVNQKDKPTEKHNLLPLGTFHFESGKTGWLEIRNEGTTGHVIIDAAQWVPVK encoded by the coding sequence ATGAAACTGCTTTCTACGTCGATTTTCGCTCTTTTAGCCCTCCAGGCCGTCGCCGCGCCGGATGTGGTCATTTACGGCGGCACCTCTGGCGGAGTCACCGCTGCCATACAGACGGCGAGGATGGGCAAAACGGCCATTTTGATCGAACCGACGAAATTTCTCGGCGGCCTGACCACAGGCGGTCTCGGAGCGACGGACATCGGCAACAAAAAGGCCATCGGTGGCATCTCGCGTGAGTTTTATGCCAATGTCTTCACCTACTACGCCGACGCCTCGAAGTGGAAGCAGCAGACCCGCGATCAATACTACGCCAAGCGTCCGCATGGCAACTCCAGCACCGAGACGACGATGTGGACCTTCGAACCACACGCGGCGACGGAGATTTACGACGCGATGCTGGCGAAGGTGAAGGACAAAGTCACCGTCGTGTTCGGTGAGCGGCTCGATTTGAAGAAGGGCGTGGTCAAAGAAGGCGCAAAGATCACGAAAATCATCATGGAGAGCGGCAAGGAGTTCGAGGCAGCCATGTTCATCGACGCCAGCTACGAGGGCGATCTCATGGCAAAGGCCGGAGTGAGCTACCATGTCGGGCGTGAGCCGAATTCGCAGTATGGCGAAACGATCAACGGCCTCCAGATGGCCGGAGCGAAGCATCATCAGTTCATCAAAAACGTCGATCCGTATGTGAAACCGGGCGATCCGAGCAGCGGGCTACTGTGGGGCGTCACGCCGATGCCAGAGGGCAAGGATGGCGACGGCGACCACCGCATCCAGGCCTACAATTTCCGCATGTGCAACACGGACGACGATTCCAACCGCGTCCCTTTCCCCAAGCCGGAAAATTATGATGAAAAGCAGTTCGAGCTGCTGCTGCGCAACTGCGAGGCTGGTGATCCGCGCCACCCGTGGGCTCCCACGCCGATGCCGAACCGCAAAACGGACACGAATAACAACTTTGCCTTCAGCACCGACATGATCGGCATGAATTACGATTACCCGAACGGCGACTACGCGATCCGAGCGAAGATTTGGAAAGCCCACGAAGACTATCAAAAAGGCCTCCTGTGGACGCTCGCCAATCATCCGCGTGTTCCAGAGAAAATCCGCGCCTACTACTCGCAGTGGGGACTGGCGAAAGATGAGTTCACCGACAACGGCAACTGGCCTCGCCAGATGTATGTGCGTGAAGCCCGCCGCCTGATCGGCGGTTACGTCATGAGCGAGCAGAACTGCAAGCGTCGCGTCATCGTCGAAGACAGCGTCGGCATGGGTGCCTATAACATGGATAGCCACCACACGCAGCGCTACGTCACAGCGGAGGGCTTTGCCCGCAACGAAGGCGATATCCAGATCGGCGTGCGTCCGTATCCGATCAGCTACCGCAGCATCACGCCGAAGGCCGAGCAATGCACGAACCTGCTCGTGCCCGTGTGCCTGAGCGCCAGCCACATCTCGTATGGCAGCATCCGCATGGAGCCCGTCTTCATGGTCATGGGCCAAAGCGCCGCCACAGCCGCCGTCCTCGCCATCGAAAACGGCGTCGAGCTGCAAAAGCTCGACTACGCGAAGCTCAAAGAAAAGCTCCTCGCTGACGGTCAGATGCTCGATTTTGAGTCTCCGCCGATGCCCGAGCACGCAGCCATCACCAAGGAGCAACTCGGCGGCATCGTCGTCGATGACAGCGAGGCTGATCTGACCGGCTTCAGCTCTGAAGGCCACACCACGCCTGGTTTCGTCGGCCAAGGCTACCGCCATGACAGCGACAGCCTCAAAGGCGAGCAAAAGGCCCGCTTTACGCCCAATCTGCCCGCCGCAGGCCAATATCGCGTGGCCATCGCCTACACCGCACTCGGGAATCGGGCCGAAAACATCCCCGTCATCATCCACCACGCTGAGGGTGAGAAGACCGTGATCGTAAACCAGAAGGACAAGCCCACCGAGAAGCACAACCTGCTACCCCTCGGCACCTTCCACTTCGAGTCCGGCAAAACCGGCTGGCTAGAAATCCGCAACGAAGGCACCACCGGTCATGTGATCATCGACGCGGCACAGTGGGTGCCGGTGAAGTGA
- a CDS encoding type II toxin-antitoxin system VapC family toxin: MRLLDSNLVIYAVQPANEWLRVEITSQPFAVSQATRIEVLGWHKLTPEDQRDLEEFLATGTRLSITDTVADKAVELRQQKKMTLGDAFIAATALLHDLELGTRNTDDFKHISGLRLFNPFEKMP; this comes from the coding sequence ATGAGACTCCTGGACAGCAATCTCGTGATCTACGCCGTTCAGCCTGCCAACGAGTGGCTGCGGGTGGAGATCACATCTCAACCATTTGCCGTGTCACAAGCAACGCGGATAGAGGTCCTGGGCTGGCACAAGTTGACGCCGGAAGATCAGAGGGACCTGGAAGAATTTCTCGCCACCGGCACGCGGCTATCCATAACCGACACTGTGGCTGACAAGGCCGTCGAGCTGCGCCAGCAAAAGAAGATGACTCTTGGTGATGCCTTCATTGCCGCCACAGCATTGCTTCATGACCTTGAACTCGGAACCCGAAACACGGATGATTTCAAACACATCTCGGGGCTTCGTCTGTTCAACCCATTCGAAAAAATGCCCTGA
- a CDS encoding sulfatase yields MKLLAFLFLLPLAVFAADRPPNIIFIMADDLGWTDLASFGSKYYETPHIDRLAAQGMKLTRHHHCQNCQPTRAALMSGQYGARTGVYTVGGTDRFDWSMRPLRPVDNVTELPLDRMILPQVLKQAGYATGMFGKWHLGEKGDQHPGKRGFDEAIVSMGKHFDFNTNPKTEYPEGEYLADFLTHKAVDFITRHKDGPFFLYLPHFGVHSPIQAKEEWIAKFKDKPAAGGHHDPRYAAMIASVDESVGRVMQTLDELKLAENTVLIFTSDNGGVGGYTREGIKSGGDTTDNAPLRSGKGSLYEGGTRVPFIVRWPGVTQAGSSCDVPTIHVDILPTLAEIAHAAPPPSTQPLDGESLVALFRDPAAHLKREAIFQHFPGYLGAGNNTWRTTPVSLIEVGDWKLMEFLEDGRLELYNLQDDIGESKNLAAEKAEKAAELHSKLKNWREAIQAPMPTKNTPSAEKPKKKGKGKGKAKKKADA; encoded by the coding sequence ATGAAGCTCCTCGCGTTTCTCTTTCTCCTCCCGCTCGCTGTTTTCGCCGCAGATCGGCCGCCGAATATCATCTTCATTATGGCAGATGACTTGGGCTGGACGGATTTGGCCAGCTTTGGCTCGAAGTATTACGAGACGCCGCACATTGACCGGCTCGCCGCACAGGGGATGAAGCTCACCCGGCATCACCATTGCCAAAACTGCCAGCCTACCCGTGCGGCACTCATGAGCGGTCAATACGGAGCCCGCACTGGCGTGTACACCGTCGGTGGCACCGACCGCTTTGACTGGAGCATGCGCCCGCTGCGGCCGGTGGATAATGTTACGGAGCTACCGCTGGACCGCATGATCCTGCCGCAGGTGCTGAAGCAGGCGGGCTACGCCACGGGCATGTTCGGGAAGTGGCATCTCGGCGAAAAAGGCGACCAACATCCTGGCAAGCGCGGCTTTGACGAAGCGATCGTCTCCATGGGAAAGCATTTCGACTTCAACACCAATCCCAAGACCGAATACCCGGAGGGCGAGTACCTCGCGGACTTCCTCACTCACAAAGCGGTCGATTTCATCACGCGACACAAAGACGGGCCTTTCTTCCTCTACTTACCGCACTTCGGCGTGCACTCCCCCATCCAGGCAAAGGAAGAATGGATCGCCAAATTCAAAGACAAGCCCGCCGCAGGTGGTCACCATGATCCGCGCTACGCCGCCATGATCGCCAGTGTGGACGAGAGCGTGGGGCGTGTGATGCAGACGCTCGATGAGCTGAAGCTGGCGGAGAATACCGTGCTCATCTTCACCAGCGACAATGGCGGCGTAGGTGGCTACACGCGGGAGGGCATCAAAAGCGGCGGCGATACCACGGACAATGCACCGCTGCGCAGTGGCAAAGGCAGCCTGTATGAAGGTGGCACCCGCGTGCCCTTCATCGTGCGCTGGCCCGGCGTCACCCAGGCAGGATCGAGCTGCGACGTGCCCACCATCCATGTCGATATCCTGCCCACACTGGCCGAGATCGCCCATGCTGCACCGCCACCGAGCACACAGCCGCTCGATGGCGAGAGTCTTGTCGCTCTCTTCCGCGATCCAGCGGCCCATTTGAAGCGTGAGGCCATCTTCCAGCACTTCCCAGGCTATCTCGGTGCTGGGAACAATACCTGGCGCACCACGCCGGTGAGCCTCATCGAGGTCGGAGACTGGAAATTGATGGAATTTCTCGAAGATGGCCGCCTAGAGCTCTACAACCTCCAAGATGACATCGGCGAGTCGAAGAACCTCGCTGCCGAAAAAGCTGAAAAAGCTGCCGAACTGCACTCCAAGCTCAAAAACTGGCGTGAAGCCATCCAGGCCCCCATGCCGACAAAAAACACCCCCAGCGCAGAAAAGCCGAAAAAGAAGGGGAAAGGCAAAGGAAAAGCGAAGAAGAAGGCCGATGCATAA
- a CDS encoding dihydrofolate reductase has product MRLLAIVAMSKNRVIGRQGKLPWHYPEDLKFFKRTTLGHPILMGRATFDSIGKPLPGRQNIVLSSTMAPREGVTVIRDASELPSVCEKDTVFVIGGARVFEELLPRCDGLYLTYIDQDYDGDVLLPPFEHLFGLKEVIERMGELEFRYYERVS; this is encoded by the coding sequence ATGAGACTCCTCGCCATCGTCGCCATGTCCAAAAACCGCGTCATCGGACGCCAGGGAAAGCTGCCGTGGCATTACCCAGAGGATTTGAAGTTTTTTAAGCGCACCACGCTCGGCCATCCCATCCTCATGGGCCGCGCCACCTTTGACTCCATCGGCAAGCCGCTGCCAGGCCGCCAAAACATCGTCCTCAGCAGTACCATGGCACCGCGTGAAGGCGTGACCGTCATCCGGGATGCCAGCGAGCTGCCATCCGTGTGCGAAAAGGATACTGTCTTCGTCATCGGCGGTGCTCGTGTTTTCGAGGAGCTGCTACCACGCTGCGACGGGCTCTACTTGACCTACATCGATCAGGACTACGACGGGGATGTGCTTCTACCGCCCTTTGAGCATCTGTTCGGCCTCAAAGAGGTCATCGAGAGAATGGGCGAGCTGGAATTCCGCTATTACGAGCGAGTAAGTTGA
- a CDS encoding ABC transporter ATP-binding protein, which yields MPNESPSALQPVFEARGLRKVYHTGELDVVALHGVDLALRSGELVVLLGASGSGKSTLLNILGGLDTPTAGALRYKGWDLGGDERALTLFRRNCVGFVFQFYNLIPSLTARENVALITEIAPDPMRPEEALEMVGLGHRMDHFPSQLSGGEQQRVAIARAIAKKPEVLLCDEPTGALDVTTGITVLEAVERINRDLGTLTVVITHNAAMADMADRVLHLSDGKIIQEKHNAVRLPASGLKW from the coding sequence ATGCCTAATGAGTCTCCATCTGCCCTCCAGCCCGTGTTTGAAGCACGCGGGCTGCGAAAGGTGTACCACACTGGTGAGCTAGATGTGGTGGCGCTGCATGGTGTGGACCTCGCACTACGAAGTGGTGAGCTGGTGGTGCTGCTAGGAGCCTCTGGCAGCGGGAAATCGACGCTGCTGAACATCCTCGGCGGGCTCGATACGCCCACGGCAGGTGCCTTGCGCTACAAAGGCTGGGATCTCGGTGGCGATGAGCGTGCACTGACGCTTTTCCGCCGGAATTGCGTGGGCTTTGTCTTCCAGTTCTACAATCTCATCCCCAGCCTCACCGCGCGGGAGAATGTGGCGCTGATCACCGAGATCGCCCCGGACCCGATGCGGCCCGAGGAAGCGCTGGAGATGGTGGGCCTGGGGCACCGCATGGACCACTTCCCCTCCCAGCTCAGTGGCGGCGAGCAGCAGCGTGTGGCCATCGCCCGTGCCATCGCGAAAAAGCCGGAGGTGCTGCTCTGCGATGAGCCCACCGGTGCTCTGGATGTCACCACCGGCATCACCGTGCTGGAGGCCGTAGAGCGCATCAATCGTGATCTCGGCACACTCACCGTCGTCATCACACATAATGCCGCGATGGCTGACATGGCAGACCGCGTGCTGCATCTCAGCGATGGAAAAATCATCCAGGAAAAGCACAACGCGGTGCGATTGCCTGCCAGTGGGCTGAAGTGGTGA
- a CDS encoding MBL fold metallo-hydrolase translates to MRFRNLTRRREIGANCYLLESGDARVVLDSGMHPKKAGYAATPDFGPLHDNAAKAIFITHAHHDHIGSLQVLQRRQQEAPVIMTEVTGELSNAMLHNSVNVMTKQREEDSIREYPLFTHRELDGIRRTWIYRDTDRAFEVPDTDMEATMFDAGHILGSTGILIREGGNTLFYTGDVNFEAQTICRAADFPTSGIDVLITETTRGDHARPADYSRKGEKERLASVIRETYEAGGAVLIPVFALGKTQEVMLMLHELLEEGLIPQCPLFMGGLSTKITVLYDHYAARSRRSYPGFQILEDIKMLTPRKRGRTDLTANARCIYALSSGMMTEHTASNQFAWKFLDNPRNAICFVGYTDPDSPGYKVRHAKEGDLIKLAADLPPVPLRCRVESFDLSAHATREQIADYVEKVRPKKLLLVHGEDPAQMWFTNRFRESIPDTEIIRPEMHQPVDLW, encoded by the coding sequence ATGCGCTTTCGCAACCTCACCCGCCGCCGCGAGATCGGCGCTAATTGTTACCTTCTCGAATCTGGCGATGCCCGCGTGGTCTTGGACTCAGGTATGCACCCCAAAAAGGCGGGTTATGCCGCGACGCCGGATTTTGGCCCACTGCATGACAATGCGGCAAAGGCGATCTTCATCACCCATGCTCACCACGACCACATCGGCTCGCTGCAGGTGCTGCAGCGGCGGCAGCAGGAGGCTCCTGTGATTATGACGGAGGTCACGGGTGAGCTTTCTAACGCCATGCTGCACAACTCCGTCAATGTGATGACGAAGCAGCGTGAGGAGGACAGCATCCGTGAGTATCCGCTCTTCACACACCGCGAGCTCGATGGCATCCGTAGAACATGGATCTACCGCGACACGGATCGCGCCTTTGAGGTGCCGGATACCGACATGGAGGCGACGATGTTCGATGCGGGGCACATCTTGGGCTCCACGGGCATTTTGATCCGCGAAGGCGGCAATACGCTGTTTTACACCGGAGATGTGAATTTTGAGGCGCAGACGATTTGCCGCGCGGCGGACTTCCCGACGAGCGGGATTGATGTTTTGATCACGGAGACGACACGCGGTGATCATGCCCGGCCTGCGGATTACAGCCGCAAAGGCGAAAAAGAGCGTCTCGCATCCGTCATTCGTGAAACGTATGAGGCAGGTGGCGCGGTGCTGATCCCGGTTTTTGCGCTGGGAAAGACGCAGGAGGTGATGCTGATGCTGCATGAGCTTTTGGAAGAAGGACTGATCCCGCAGTGCCCGCTCTTCATGGGTGGTCTGAGCACGAAGATCACCGTGCTCTATGATCACTACGCAGCTCGCAGCCGCCGGAGTTACCCTGGTTTTCAGATCCTGGAGGACATCAAAATGCTCACGCCACGCAAGCGCGGCCGCACGGACCTCACGGCGAACGCACGCTGCATCTACGCGCTCTCCAGCGGCATGATGACGGAGCACACGGCGAGCAATCAGTTCGCGTGGAAGTTCCTGGATAATCCGCGCAATGCCATCTGCTTCGTGGGTTACACCGATCCAGACTCTCCAGGCTACAAAGTGCGCCACGCGAAGGAGGGCGACCTGATCAAGCTGGCCGCCGATCTGCCGCCCGTGCCGCTGCGCTGCCGAGTGGAGAGCTTTGACCTCAGTGCGCACGCCACGCGTGAGCAGATCGCGGATTACGTGGAGAAAGTACGGCCCAAAAAGCTGCTACTGGTGCATGGGGAGGACCCTGCGCAGATGTGGTTCACGAATCGCTTCCGCGAGAGCATCCCTGATACCGAGATCATCCGCCCAGAGATGCATCAGCCCGTGGATCTGTGGTGA